The Delphinus delphis chromosome 10, mDelDel1.2, whole genome shotgun sequence genome includes a region encoding these proteins:
- the C10H6orf141 gene encoding uncharacterized protein C6orf141 homolog produces MNGPPLGMGAPGPRGAPNLAASPHSGRCARPFVREAGRGAPLALGAPNPSVAGASSSRCGAHEHSPGENVDCDSWVREKVLFLLHPERWLGTQGDSVREEVADEEDLFKAGGQDREPDCPSPLFPREKRISGSRVDAPSRAPGDPPKPLLVRVVDYEVTQEVLQVAWAKGCMTTLTEERSMTAVTFTANTE; encoded by the coding sequence ATGAATGGCCCTCCTCTCGGGATGGGGGCCCCGGGTCCGCGCGGGGCTCCGAATCTCGCGGCCTCGCCCCACAGCGGGCGGTGCGCCCGGCCGTTTGTGCGCGAGGCGGGGCGCGGGGCTCCCCTGGCCCTGGGCGCGCCGAACCCCTCGGTAGCGGGGGCTAGCAGCAGCCGGTGCGGCGCCCACGAGCACAGCCCCGGAGAGAATGTGGACTGTGACTCCTGGGTCCGAGAGAAAGTGCTCTTTCTTCTGCACCCGGAGAGGTGGCTGGGGACTCAGGGGGACTCCGTACGGGAAGAAGTGGCCGATGAGGAGGACCTTTTCAAAGCGGGAGGACAGGACCGGGAACCCGACTGCCCTTCGCCTCTCTTTCCAAGGGAAAAGCGAATTTCTGGCAGCCGTGTAGACGCTCCCTCCCGAGCTCCGGGGGACCCACCCAAACCCCTCCTCGTCCGGGTCGTGGATTATGAGGTGACACAAGAAGTCCTGCAGGTCGCGTGGGCGAAGGGCTGCATGACCACGCTGACCGAGGAGCGCTCCATGACCGCGGTCACTTTCACCGCCAACACGGAGTGA